A stretch of Nitrospinota bacterium DNA encodes these proteins:
- a CDS encoding glycosyltransferase, giving the protein MDLKVSIIVPTLNEELVLENTLTQIQQLSPHELIVSDGGSTDSTSQIAKKFTHLVVSGPASRSLQMNYGAEKATGDLLLFLHADNRLETESYRKMIECMENTKWIGGAFTLCIDSKKWSINLITLLANIRAKYFGLAYGDQGFFVRKEVFSKMNGFSPLPICEDLDFYLRLRKKGSVIILNEKTHTSPRRWVKEGIAFTTARNILIAILFRLGFPPHTLTKWYLAIR; this is encoded by the coding sequence ATGGATTTGAAGGTATCAATCATCGTCCCCACCCTCAACGAAGAATTGGTTCTTGAGAACACTCTGACACAAATCCAACAACTTTCTCCTCATGAATTGATTGTAAGTGATGGGGGAAGCACAGATTCCACCAGTCAAATAGCCAAAAAGTTCACTCATCTCGTCGTATCAGGTCCCGCAAGTCGTTCTTTGCAAATGAATTACGGCGCAGAAAAAGCAACTGGAGACCTCTTACTTTTCTTACACGCGGACAATCGGCTTGAAACTGAAAGTTACCGGAAAATGATAGAATGCATGGAAAATACTAAATGGATTGGAGGCGCCTTCACACTTTGTATCGATTCCAAAAAATGGTCGATAAATTTAATCACCTTGTTAGCCAATATCCGCGCAAAATATTTTGGCCTTGCTTATGGTGACCAGGGATTCTTCGTTCGCAAAGAAGTTTTCAGTAAAATGAATGGCTTCTCCCCCCTTCCGATTTGTGAGGATCTGGATTTCTACCTTCGTCTGAGAAAAAAAGGTTCTGTGATCATACTGAATGAAAAAACTCATACATCCCCAAGACGTTGGGTCAAGGAAGGAATCGCCTTCACTACCGCTAGAAATATCCTGATCGCAATCCTGTTCAGGCTCGGATTCCCACCGCATACTCTGACCAAATGGTACCTGGCCATCCGCTAA
- a CDS encoding M48 family metalloprotease: protein MKQLFLLLVTCSILAGCQTTPDKDCVGCARDLYLWKTAVDKVALANFPDEEYNPVVHYTDFSNAWVTTGKDIHITDDLLQQLTQEQRIAVAAHEIGHLKAGHYYTNMGVSILTSIAFSVANVFVPGLGYAEYVVKPAVVGGFSRQQELEADKLAVSYLVKANIPPHHLIEVFKVLRRDSGGKSDEASYFSTHPTTSERTKQIESYYGTPITEEEEN from the coding sequence ATGAAGCAATTATTTCTACTGCTTGTGACCTGTTCAATTCTGGCAGGATGCCAGACTACTCCGGACAAAGACTGTGTCGGTTGTGCCCGTGACCTCTATTTATGGAAAACAGCAGTGGACAAAGTAGCACTCGCCAACTTTCCTGATGAAGAATACAATCCTGTGGTTCATTACACAGACTTTTCAAACGCCTGGGTGACGACTGGCAAAGATATTCATATCACCGATGATCTTTTACAACAGCTGACGCAGGAACAAAGAATAGCTGTCGCGGCGCATGAAATAGGTCATTTAAAAGCAGGTCATTATTATACAAATATGGGAGTCTCAATTCTGACATCCATTGCCTTTTCAGTGGCAAATGTATTTGTTCCAGGTTTAGGCTATGCCGAGTATGTGGTCAAACCGGCTGTGGTTGGCGGGTTCTCTCGGCAACAGGAACTTGAAGCTGATAAACTTGCTGTCAGTTATTTGGTGAAAGCCAATATTCCACCTCATCATTTGATCGAAGTGTTTAAAGTTTTACGAAGAGACTCTGGAGGCAAGTCTGATGAGGCCAGCTATTTTTCCACTCATCCGACCACGAGCGAACGCACCAAACAGATAGAAAGTTATTATGGAACACCAATAACAGAGGAAGAAGAAAACTAG
- a CDS encoding diaminopimelate decarboxylase, with protein sequence MKIENVEIRDIAKEFGTPVYVYSLATLRQAISEIKQLAPVTRYAMKANSNSRILKEMLDNGVKIDAVSVFEVQRALRTGFLTDDICFTSDVFFNDDDVTFCLENNIYCNCGTLGMVEEYGKALKLKGTGSSKISIRINPGEGAGHSKKTNTGGPYSKHGIWYQNLDEVKRIANEYGLTISGVHMHIGSGGDMEHLKRITGKLVEFAKQFEEVETVNFGGGLPYQYNPDLQQEDITGYKTILEERAKLLKDHFGRDIICEIEPGRRFVAGCGTLIGEVRSLNHTFDEEGKRIDYVLTNVGFCHLLRPMAYGSFHPIWFDGDNLGPEQDLIVAGPVCESGDVLTQKDEEPVARKLPLPNPRDCIVIGGAGAYGHVMSSNYNSQPLIPEVMVDGDQCVQTRSRQTLDDILREEVG encoded by the coding sequence ATGAAAATAGAAAATGTAGAAATACGGGACATTGCAAAAGAATTTGGCACACCCGTTTATGTATATAGCCTTGCAACCCTTCGCCAGGCAATTTCTGAGATCAAGCAGTTGGCCCCTGTTACCCGTTATGCCATGAAAGCCAATTCCAATTCACGCATTCTTAAAGAAATGCTCGACAATGGGGTCAAGATTGACGCAGTAAGTGTTTTCGAAGTGCAACGTGCACTGCGCACTGGTTTCCTCACTGATGACATCTGTTTCACCAGCGATGTATTTTTTAACGATGACGATGTAACTTTTTGCCTCGAAAATAATATTTATTGCAATTGCGGCACATTGGGAATGGTCGAGGAGTATGGCAAGGCCCTGAAATTAAAAGGAACAGGTTCCTCTAAAATCTCAATCAGGATCAATCCCGGAGAAGGCGCTGGCCATTCAAAAAAAACCAACACCGGCGGCCCATACAGCAAACACGGAATCTGGTACCAGAACTTAGACGAAGTGAAGCGCATCGCCAATGAGTATGGACTGACTATTTCAGGGGTGCACATGCACATTGGTTCGGGTGGTGATATGGAACATCTCAAGCGTATAACAGGAAAGCTGGTGGAGTTTGCCAAACAGTTTGAAGAGGTTGAAACCGTCAACTTTGGCGGGGGTTTGCCCTATCAATATAACCCCGATCTGCAACAGGAAGATATCACCGGATACAAAACCATACTCGAAGAACGAGCAAAACTGTTAAAAGATCATTTTGGAAGAGACATTATCTGTGAAATCGAACCCGGAAGAAGATTTGTCGCAGGCTGTGGCACCCTGATTGGAGAAGTGCGCTCTCTCAATCATACCTTTGATGAAGAAGGCAAACGAATTGACTATGTTCTCACCAATGTAGGGTTTTGCCACCTTCTTCGTCCCATGGCCTATGGATCGTTTCATCCGATCTGGTTTGATGGTGATAACCTGGGGCCTGAGCAGGATCTTATTGTTGCAGGTCCGGTTTGTGAATCAGGAGATGTTTTGACACAAAAAGACGAAGAACCCGTTGCTCGCAAGTTACCCTTGCCGAATCCACGCGACTGCATTGTCATAGGTGGAGCTGGAGCATACGGTCACGTTATGTCATCGAACTATAATTCCCAGCCCCTAATCCCTGAAGTTATGGTAGATGGGGACCAGTGCGTTCAAACCCGAAGCCGCCAGACTCTCGATGATATCTTGAGGGAAGAAGTTGGTTGA
- a CDS encoding glutaredoxin family protein produces the protein MQIQIEILTKKDCCLCDDAKEIVERVIPDYPVTLTLKDIESDAALYETYKERIPVVRINGEDSFVYKTHETTLRKKLDKLMEL, from the coding sequence ATGCAAATACAAATTGAGATTTTGACAAAAAAAGACTGCTGTCTATGTGACGATGCGAAGGAAATAGTGGAGCGGGTTATACCTGATTACCCGGTGACACTGACTCTAAAGGATATTGAGTCCGACGCTGCTTTATATGAAACTTATAAGGAACGAATTCCGGTGGTGCGTATCAATGGTGAGGATAGCTTTGTTTACAAGACACACGAAACCACTTTACGTAAAAAGCTGGATAAACTTATGGAGTTGTAA
- the speA gene encoding biosynthetic arginine decarboxylase, whose protein sequence is MTKWTIDEAREHYNIYGWGGGYFDINPQGNIIVRSDRKSAHHIDLKKLVDDIQSKGYSLPVLIRFSDILRASITNLANSFQQAIDEYEYGGKYHGVYPIKVNQQRQVVEEIVKFGQPFNIGLEAGSKPELHAILAILDNPEALLVCNGYKDESFIRLALMSQKLGKKVFIVVEKLNELELIERVADELGVQPNIGLRIKLVSSGQGRWSSSTGEYSKFGLNNMELMEALEIAKRKNILDCIKLIHFHLGSQITNIRRIKDSLKEVGRNYSELMKFGCNIQYIDVGGGLGIDYDGSRSTFASSTNYTVQEYANDVVYHILEICDAEKLPHPNIISESGRAMTAHHSILVVNVLDVTSFPEWNGQIKITEDAPEVVKEIFDVLDSTSNKNLVESWHNAVHLKDAAQNQFLLGLISLKDRAIADRIYWGICRKIEKLSSRLKFLPEDIRNLKTKLCDKYFCNFSVFQSVPDSWAIDQVFPVVPLQRLNEEPNRDATLEDITCDSDGRIDSFIGTNRGTESTLRVHSLKPGETYSLCIFLTGAYQEILGDLHNLFGDTNTVHVSLRDDGSLNYEQIIEGEDVTGVLDYVQFSADELAGRIDGFLIGCVQRGVVTQQEADDFLNLYKEGLNGYTYLVKPDVNEKD, encoded by the coding sequence ATGACTAAATGGACGATTGATGAAGCCCGCGAACATTACAATATTTATGGTTGGGGCGGTGGATATTTTGACATCAACCCACAGGGAAATATTATTGTTCGCTCTGATAGAAAAAGCGCACATCATATTGACCTCAAGAAACTGGTCGATGATATTCAGTCCAAGGGGTATTCACTGCCAGTCTTGATAAGGTTTTCAGATATTCTCAGGGCAAGTATTACCAACCTTGCGAACTCGTTTCAGCAAGCTATTGATGAATATGAGTATGGAGGGAAATATCACGGGGTCTATCCGATCAAGGTCAATCAGCAAAGGCAGGTGGTGGAAGAGATTGTTAAGTTTGGGCAGCCTTTCAACATAGGGCTGGAAGCCGGATCCAAACCGGAGTTGCACGCCATACTCGCTATCCTTGATAACCCGGAAGCCTTGCTTGTCTGTAATGGTTATAAAGATGAATCATTCATTCGCCTGGCATTAATGAGCCAGAAACTGGGTAAAAAGGTTTTCATAGTTGTTGAAAAGCTTAACGAATTAGAGTTGATTGAGAGAGTGGCTGATGAACTGGGGGTTCAACCAAATATCGGACTACGTATCAAACTAGTTAGTTCGGGGCAGGGCAGATGGTCCTCGTCTACTGGAGAGTATTCCAAGTTTGGCCTGAACAATATGGAGTTGATGGAAGCGCTGGAAATCGCTAAACGTAAAAATATTCTCGATTGTATCAAGCTGATCCATTTTCACCTGGGAAGTCAAATCACTAATATTCGCAGGATCAAGGACAGCCTGAAAGAAGTAGGCAGGAATTATTCTGAGCTTATGAAATTTGGCTGCAATATCCAATACATAGATGTCGGAGGGGGATTGGGTATAGATTATGATGGATCGAGATCAACATTTGCTTCCAGTACAAATTATACTGTTCAGGAATATGCCAACGATGTGGTTTATCACATTTTGGAAATTTGCGATGCGGAAAAGCTGCCTCACCCCAATATAATTTCTGAATCAGGTAGAGCCATGACGGCTCATCACTCAATTCTTGTTGTCAATGTGCTGGACGTGACAAGTTTCCCTGAATGGAATGGTCAGATTAAAATCACTGAAGACGCACCTGAGGTGGTTAAAGAGATATTTGATGTGCTCGACTCCACATCCAACAAAAACCTTGTTGAATCCTGGCACAATGCCGTTCACTTGAAAGACGCAGCACAAAACCAGTTTTTGCTCGGTTTGATATCTCTGAAAGATAGGGCTATTGCCGATCGTATTTACTGGGGCATTTGCCGAAAAATTGAAAAGCTGAGTTCCCGGCTGAAGTTTTTGCCAGAAGATATCCGTAATCTTAAAACCAAACTATGTGATAAATATTTTTGTAATTTTTCTGTTTTTCAATCTGTGCCTGACTCCTGGGCGATTGACCAGGTTTTCCCTGTAGTTCCCCTGCAACGTTTGAATGAGGAACCAAACCGAGATGCAACGCTGGAAGACATCACTTGTGATTCGGATGGCAGGATTGACAGCTTTATAGGCACTAACCGGGGCACAGAAAGTACGTTGCGAGTGCATTCCCTGAAACCTGGAGAAACCTATTCACTTTGTATTTTTCTTACAGGTGCTTATCAGGAAATCCTGGGAGATTTGCATAACCTGTTCGGCGACACCAATACCGTGCATGTTTCTCTTAGAGATGATGGCTCGCTGAACTACGAACAGATTATTGAAGGAGAAGATGTAACAGGTGTTCTCGACTACGTTCAGTTCAGTGCGGATGAACTGGCAGGTCGTATAGATGGCTTCCTGATCGGATGCGTGCAGCGCGGTGTGGTCACACAACAGGAGGCTGATGACTTTCTTAACCTTTATAAGGAGGGACTGAACGGTTATACGTATCTTGTGAAGCCGGATGTTAATGAGAAAGACTAG
- a CDS encoding cytochrome bc complex cytochrome b subunit produces the protein MANGFSKLLRDRLGLQLLEYEIPEHANSIKYSLGGMTLSSFMVLVVSGILLAQFFVPDPERANQSIHYLVDQIYLGWFLRGIHFWAAEVLTVTMILHAVRVFFTASYKNPREINWLIGIGLMLLMVTLLFTGTVIKWDQEAYEALAHFLWVAEQIGILGLPLTEAFAPGVPLLNRIYMAHISLLPIITVLLLGLHLFYVKYHKLSPLPESREKSKDMPFTRHIAYLQRAGAGVFLLICLLALTIAPPLGEEPVLGLEVTKPPWQFVWIFALENLWVPSLIVAPPLIILFLVAIPLVDQNKERYWKKRPVAMAVLVGFILLFTCLIVWGKITTMTHSM, from the coding sequence ATGGCTAACGGGTTTTCAAAGTTATTACGAGACCGGTTAGGCCTTCAACTCCTTGAATATGAAATTCCGGAACATGCCAATTCCATAAAATATTCTCTGGGTGGTATGACTCTGTCATCTTTTATGGTTTTGGTTGTCAGTGGAATTTTGCTGGCACAGTTCTTTGTTCCCGATCCTGAACGCGCCAATCAGAGTATTCATTATCTGGTTGACCAGATATATCTGGGTTGGTTCCTGAGAGGCATCCATTTCTGGGCGGCTGAAGTATTGACCGTGACCATGATTCTGCATGCTGTACGCGTTTTTTTTACAGCATCTTATAAAAACCCCCGTGAAATAAACTGGTTGATAGGTATAGGCTTAATGCTGCTGATGGTTACGCTGCTATTTACCGGTACGGTGATCAAATGGGATCAGGAAGCCTATGAAGCCCTGGCGCATTTTCTATGGGTTGCTGAACAGATAGGTATACTGGGACTGCCCTTGACCGAAGCCTTTGCTCCAGGCGTTCCTTTGCTAAACCGGATTTATATGGCTCATATATCATTACTCCCGATAATCACTGTGTTGCTGTTGGGGTTACACCTTTTTTACGTTAAATACCATAAGCTATCGCCTCTGCCTGAATCACGGGAAAAAAGTAAAGACATGCCCTTTACACGTCACATCGCATATCTGCAAAGAGCGGGTGCCGGAGTGTTTCTTTTGATTTGCCTTTTGGCGCTCACTATTGCTCCGCCTTTGGGAGAAGAGCCGGTATTAGGCCTGGAAGTTACCAAGCCACCCTGGCAGTTTGTATGGATCTTTGCCTTGGAAAACCTGTGGGTCCCTTCTTTGATAGTTGCGCCTCCTTTAATCATCTTGTTTTTGGTTGCCATTCCCTTGGTAGATCAAAATAAGGAACGGTATTGGAAAAAACGGCCTGTGGCTATGGCGGTTCTGGTCGGGTTCATCCTGCTTTTTACCTGCCTTATTGTCTGGGGAAAAATAACAACCATGACCCACTCCATGTAG
- a CDS encoding inositol monophosphatase, giving the protein MSEAIQVAVEAALAAGKILKDRKDSIGEVTYKDFHDPVTEIDLLCEKTIIDRIKQTFPDHDILAEESGNDQGNSSTSKWIIDPIDGTLNFSHGYPCYCVSIGLEHEGKVEVGVVYNPCLDELFVAERGKGATLNNKPVKVSTIPTLKESLLVTGFHPKVVNSLDDNLNHFCRFMKLCQAVRRPGSAAMDLVYTAMGRFEGFWEIKLSPWDVAAGALIVTEAGGTISKFDGSPVTIYDEEILATNGRVHQEMIDVFQSVRG; this is encoded by the coding sequence ATGAGCGAAGCGATTCAAGTAGCCGTTGAAGCGGCTTTGGCCGCCGGAAAGATCTTAAAAGATCGCAAGGATTCCATTGGGGAAGTAACTTATAAAGACTTTCATGATCCCGTCACTGAAATCGATCTCCTGTGTGAAAAAACAATCATCGATAGAATCAAGCAAACGTTCCCCGATCATGATATTCTCGCTGAAGAATCAGGTAATGACCAGGGCAATTCCTCAACCAGCAAATGGATCATTGACCCGATTGACGGAACGCTGAACTTTTCTCACGGTTATCCATGCTATTGTGTTTCGATAGGTTTGGAACATGAAGGTAAAGTGGAAGTAGGTGTTGTGTATAACCCCTGTCTCGATGAGTTGTTTGTTGCAGAGCGAGGTAAAGGAGCCACCCTAAATAATAAACCTGTCAAGGTTTCCACAATCCCGACATTAAAAGAAAGTCTTCTCGTTACAGGTTTTCACCCCAAGGTGGTAAATTCTCTGGATGATAATTTAAATCATTTTTGTCGTTTCATGAAGTTGTGCCAGGCAGTGAGAAGACCTGGCTCTGCCGCAATGGATCTGGTGTATACAGCAATGGGCCGCTTTGAAGGATTTTGGGAAATCAAACTCAGTCCCTGGGATGTTGCCGCTGGAGCATTGATCGTAACGGAAGCCGGTGGAACCATTTCGAAGTTTGACGGTTCCCCTGTGACAATTTACGATGAAGAAATACTGGCTACCAATGGGCGGGTTCATCAAGAAATGATAGATGTATTCCAGTCCGTACGCGGTTAA
- a CDS encoding arginyltransferase translates to MLAHFIDSRTFQCGYFKDRKSFFEEYLLEDVSEIEFEYLLAHGMRHFGDYFFRPKCQDCYQCIPIRVRTENFKMSRNQKRALVSCKDVEVKIGDPEYTHEKFELYLQHKERFFSLQDDVEDEQNFRLSFYVNTPFGIEFEYYYDGKLIGVALGDKTSQSFSAIYTFYKVPDKKMSLGTFSVLKQMDFALENRIKYFYLGYYIADNTSLVYKASFKPNEVYLDREWRPFRNSEGDFLIPQDKLQWKNSDQLVKAASHLEFTESQLKL, encoded by the coding sequence ATGCTAGCCCATTTTATAGACTCAAGAACGTTTCAATGTGGGTATTTCAAGGATAGAAAATCCTTTTTTGAGGAATATCTGCTTGAAGATGTTTCAGAGATAGAGTTTGAATATCTACTCGCCCATGGAATGCGTCACTTCGGAGATTATTTTTTCCGCCCAAAGTGTCAGGACTGCTACCAATGTATCCCTATACGCGTGCGGACGGAAAATTTTAAAATGTCCCGGAATCAAAAACGAGCCTTGGTTTCCTGTAAGGACGTTGAAGTAAAGATTGGTGATCCAGAATATACCCATGAGAAGTTTGAACTTTATCTCCAGCATAAGGAAAGGTTTTTTTCTCTTCAGGATGATGTGGAAGATGAGCAAAACTTCAGGCTGTCTTTTTATGTTAATACCCCCTTTGGAATTGAATTTGAATACTATTATGATGGAAAGCTGATTGGAGTTGCTTTAGGTGATAAAACTTCCCAGTCCTTTTCCGCCATTTATACTTTTTATAAGGTTCCTGACAAAAAAATGAGCCTTGGAACTTTCAGCGTATTGAAGCAAATGGATTTTGCGCTTGAAAACCGAATCAAATATTTTTACCTTGGCTATTATATAGCCGACAATACTTCCCTGGTCTATAAGGCAAGTTTTAAACCCAATGAGGTATATTTGGACCGGGAGTGGAGGCCCTTCCGCAACTCTGAAGGTGATTTTCTTATTCCCCAGGATAAACTGCAATGGAAAAACTCTGACCAATTGGTAAAAGCCGCATCTCATTTAGAATTTACAGAATCACAACTCAAATTGTAA
- a CDS encoding 4a-hydroxytetrahydrobiopterin dehydratase, whose amino-acid sequence MVEKVALTEQELEEKLSEMAPGWKTDKNDKGVPYIERVTHASTFMDGIAFVNKVAQAAEDNNHHPDIIINYKRISVRYWTHSASGVTLADVQMAEKIDPLF is encoded by the coding sequence ATGGTAGAAAAAGTTGCTTTAACTGAGCAAGAACTGGAAGAAAAGTTAAGTGAGATGGCGCCAGGTTGGAAAACAGACAAGAATGATAAAGGGGTGCCCTATATTGAAAGGGTGACCCATGCCTCAACGTTTATGGATGGAATCGCTTTTGTGAATAAGGTTGCTCAGGCGGCAGAAGATAACAATCACCATCCAGACATCATTATTAACTACAAACGCATTTCTGTTCGTTACTGGACCCATTCAGCGAGTGGTGTTACTTTAGCCGATGTGCAGATGGCAGAGAAAATAGATCCGCTTTTTTAA
- the mnmA gene encoding tRNA 2-thiouridine(34) synthase MnmA, protein MTDTGKIVVAMSGGVDSSVAAGIMKERGLEVVGVSLQLWNYSNSDNRFGTCCSLDDMADARRVAERIGIPFYILNMEKRFKEEVVDYFISEYMQARTPIPCTLCNQKLKFEELLHKAESFGIRRIATGHYASIVKHPSGKLMVRRGRDRFKDQSYFLFNLSQEQLARLEFPLGEMDKQEVRERARELGLNVAEKAESHEICFIPDNDYPRFIAKQLNGRSLQEGEIVNTAGEVLGKHPGYPSFTIGQRKGLNLGGLKEPHFVTHIDPVNNRITVGTKQELAQPDCTVSQVKWSLDFDKPFKADVQIRYRHQGVAATVTPLENLRAKIEFDDPQISIAPGQSAVFYQDDCVVGGGWLE, encoded by the coding sequence ATGACAGATACTGGAAAAATTGTTGTGGCCATGAGCGGTGGAGTGGACAGCTCCGTAGCCGCCGGGATCATGAAAGAACGTGGGCTTGAAGTCGTTGGGGTTTCCCTGCAGTTGTGGAACTATTCCAACTCGGACAACCGGTTCGGCACCTGCTGTTCCCTTGATGACATGGCCGATGCAAGACGTGTGGCAGAAAGGATAGGCATCCCTTTTTACATCCTTAACATGGAAAAAAGGTTCAAGGAAGAGGTGGTGGACTATTTCATTTCTGAATACATGCAGGCGAGGACGCCGATCCCCTGTACGCTTTGTAACCAGAAACTGAAATTTGAAGAATTACTCCATAAAGCAGAGTCGTTTGGAATCCGACGCATTGCCACCGGGCATTACGCCTCTATTGTCAAACACCCTTCAGGAAAGCTGATGGTGCGTCGTGGCCGGGACCGCTTTAAAGACCAGAGCTATTTTCTATTCAACCTGTCCCAGGAGCAACTGGCTCGTTTAGAGTTTCCTCTGGGCGAAATGGATAAACAGGAAGTACGCGAACGCGCCCGGGAACTGGGATTAAACGTGGCCGAGAAAGCCGAGTCGCATGAAATATGTTTCATTCCTGACAATGATTATCCCCGGTTCATCGCCAAACAGTTAAATGGAAGATCCCTGCAGGAAGGAGAGATTGTCAACACTGCCGGTGAAGTTCTGGGCAAACATCCCGGCTATCCGTCTTTTACCATTGGGCAGAGAAAAGGGCTTAACCTGGGTGGTCTGAAAGAACCGCATTTTGTCACACATATTGACCCTGTGAATAACCGCATCACTGTTGGCACCAAACAGGAGCTGGCCCAACCTGACTGCACGGTGAGCCAGGTTAAATGGAGCCTGGACTTTGACAAACCTTTTAAAGCCGATGTGCAAATCCGCTATCGTCATCAGGGAGTGGCCGCAACGGTAACACCGCTTGAAAATTTGCGTGCAAAGATTGAATTTGACGATCCGCAGATTTCCATTGCTCCAGGCCAGTCTGCTGTTTTCTATCAGGATGATTGCGTAGTCGGCGGCGGGTGGCTGGAATGA
- the rsmD gene encoding 16S rRNA (guanine(966)-N(2))-methyltransferase RsmD: MRVISGTAKGTKLVSLGSADIRPTLDRVKESFFNQVGPGLNGMSFLDLFAGSGSMGIEALSRGAEKVVFVEPNREAQSIILQNLEKCKMTANSTCWDLLKSPALAGLKTVKEQKLGFDLVYVDPPFDDNLYEETLLELPEVIVKSSIVVVEHFHKTVLRKNYDKLVVYKDRRLGDSCLSFYHLDDSL, encoded by the coding sequence ATGCGAGTGATTTCAGGCACAGCCAAAGGCACTAAACTTGTCAGCCTGGGTTCTGCTGATATCCGCCCTACCCTCGACCGGGTCAAGGAATCATTTTTTAATCAGGTCGGCCCCGGTCTCAATGGTATGAGCTTTCTCGACCTCTTCGCCGGCAGCGGTAGCATGGGTATTGAAGCACTCAGCCGGGGAGCTGAAAAAGTTGTGTTCGTGGAACCCAACAGGGAGGCCCAAAGCATCATTCTGCAAAATCTTGAAAAATGCAAAATGACAGCAAACTCTACTTGCTGGGATTTGTTGAAGTCCCCAGCCCTTGCAGGGTTAAAAACTGTAAAGGAACAGAAACTGGGCTTCGACCTGGTTTATGTTGACCCGCCCTTCGATGATAATCTGTACGAAGAAACCTTGCTGGAACTACCTGAAGTTATTGTTAAAAGCTCTATAGTCGTTGTGGAACATTTCCATAAAACGGTTTTAAGAAAAAACTATGATAAACTTGTGGTTTATAAAGATCGGCGTTTGGGCGATTCCTGCCTTTCTTTTTATCATTTAGACGACTCCCTTTAG
- a CDS encoding TlpA family protein disulfide reductase: protein MENIAQEKPISTYIPYTFLVAALLSVFVMSINKVELKPYETEYPAEAFLSPDFELPSLAGGKVKLSDYRGKVVFINFWATWCGTCEVEMPSMEKLYRKYKDFGFEMLTISVDTDQSLIEPFMKKFNLTFPVLLDPESDVAKKVYKTTGVPETFIVNREGLIVHKAIGPRDWASDEMLDSFAQIVLGG, encoded by the coding sequence ATGGAAAACATCGCTCAAGAAAAACCCATCAGTACATATATTCCGTACACTTTTCTGGTTGCGGCTCTTTTGTCAGTATTTGTGATGTCGATCAATAAGGTCGAACTGAAACCCTATGAAACGGAATACCCGGCTGAGGCGTTTTTGTCTCCTGATTTTGAACTGCCTTCATTGGCAGGGGGTAAGGTCAAACTATCTGACTATCGGGGTAAAGTTGTGTTCATCAACTTTTGGGCTACTTGGTGCGGCACCTGCGAAGTGGAAATGCCATCTATGGAAAAGCTTTACCGGAAATATAAAGACTTTGGATTCGAGATGCTGACTATCAGTGTTGATACTGACCAGAGCCTGATTGAACCTTTCATGAAAAAATTTAATTTAACGTTTCCAGTATTGCTTGACCCTGAAAGCGATGTTGCGAAGAAAGTTTATAAAACTACAGGTGTGCCTGAAACTTTTATTGTGAATCGCGAGGGACTCATTGTGCATAAAGCAATAGGGCCGAGAGACTGGGCCAGTGATGAAATGCTGGATTCTTTCGCTCAAATAGTATTGGGGGGGTGA